The following proteins are co-located in the Pseudomonas cavernae genome:
- a CDS encoding LysM peptidoglycan-binding domain-containing protein, with protein sequence MSSSSSKKLDLDVLARVSRALLTALALGLAGCQSMTAPPDNSGQDTDRAVDFARQTEWLEQTTEPEPPQDIWARIRTGFKLQGEIGTNPRIERQRLWFASKPSYLESVSGRGSLYIHYVVERLEERNMPLELALLPVIESSYNPLAYSRSNAAGLWQFIPATGRHYNLQQTSWYDGRRDITASTNAAMNYLSRLHEMFNGDWLLALAAYNAGEGTVSRAIERNQKLGLPTDYWNLPLPQETQEYVPKLLALSQLVVAPEAYGINLEPIANEPYFEAIAINQRMDLSRVATLANIDEEELYLLNPAFKKRITYGGPKQLLVPAEKAELLAANLSMMKPQELVDWQEYKVRNGDSLHGIANRFHLTVSTLKDINRLSGNHLRVGQVLSIPARPGTQPQQPLFQNAAVRETQPSRSYRVKPGDNLWQIAKANKVTVNDLKRWNKLSKQGLTAGQVLKLQGGKAVAASKGKSREAVTYYKVKKGDSMYLIAKRFNVETRHLENWNPNTGRALRPGQTLTLYLTN encoded by the coding sequence ATGTCGTCATCTTCTTCTAAAAAACTTGATCTAGATGTGTTGGCAAGGGTCTCCCGAGCGCTGCTGACCGCGCTCGCCCTCGGTTTGGCCGGCTGTCAGAGCATGACCGCCCCGCCCGACAACAGTGGCCAGGACACCGATCGCGCCGTCGACTTTGCACGGCAAACAGAATGGTTGGAGCAGACGACTGAGCCCGAGCCGCCGCAGGATATCTGGGCGCGCATACGCACCGGCTTCAAGCTCCAGGGCGAGATCGGCACCAATCCGCGCATCGAGCGCCAGCGCCTGTGGTTCGCCAGCAAGCCCTCCTACCTGGAAAGCGTCAGCGGCCGCGGCAGCCTGTATATCCATTACGTCGTCGAGCGTCTGGAAGAGCGCAACATGCCCCTGGAGCTGGCGCTGCTGCCGGTCATCGAAAGCTCCTACAATCCCCTCGCCTATTCGCGCAGCAATGCCGCTGGCCTCTGGCAGTTCATCCCGGCCACCGGACGCCACTACAACCTGCAGCAGACCAGTTGGTACGACGGCCGCCGCGATATCACCGCCTCGACCAATGCGGCGATGAACTACCTGTCGCGCCTGCACGAGATGTTCAACGGCGACTGGCTGCTTGCCCTGGCCGCCTACAACGCCGGCGAAGGCACGGTCAGCCGCGCCATCGAGCGCAACCAGAAACTCGGCCTGCCGACCGATTACTGGAACCTGCCACTGCCGCAGGAAACCCAGGAATACGTACCGAAACTCCTGGCCCTGTCGCAACTGGTAGTGGCGCCCGAGGCCTACGGCATCAACCTGGAGCCGATCGCCAACGAGCCCTATTTCGAGGCGATCGCCATCAACCAGCGCATGGACCTGTCGCGCGTCGCCACCCTCGCCAATATCGACGAGGAAGAGCTTTACCTGCTCAACCCGGCATTCAAGAAACGCATCACCTACGGCGGTCCCAAGCAGTTGCTGGTGCCGGCGGAAAAGGCCGAGCTGTTGGCCGCCAACCTGTCGATGATGAAACCGCAGGAACTGGTGGACTGGCAGGAATACAAGGTGCGCAATGGCGATAGCCTGCACGGCATCGCCAACCGCTTTCACCTGACGGTCAGCACCCTGAAAGACATCAATCGCCTTTCCGGCAACCATCTGCGTGTCGGCCAGGTGCTGAGCATTCCTGCCCGCCCTGGAACACAACCGCAGCAGCCGCTGTTCCAGAATGCGGCCGTGCGGGAAACTCAGCCGTCACGCAGCTACCGGGTCAAGCCAGGCGACAACCTGTGGCAGATCGCCAAGGCCAACAAGGTCACGGTCAACGACCTCAAGCGCTGGAACAAGCTCTCCAAGCAGGGTCTGACAGCCGGCCAGGTGCTCAAACTGCAAGGCGGCAAGGCGGTTGCCGCCAGCAAAGGCAAGTCGCGGGAGGCCGTCACCTACTACAAGGTGAAGAAGGGCGATTCCATGTACCTGATCGCCAAGCGCTTCAATGTCGAGACCCGGCATCTCGAAAACTGGAACCCCAATACCGGGCGGGCGCTGCGCCCGGGGCAAACCCTCACCCTCTACCTGACCAACTGA
- a CDS encoding ABC transporter permease translates to MAFALKLSPLNRRRFERLKAHKRGWWSLWLFLALFILSLGAELIANDKPLVVHYDEQWYFPVLKRYPETAFGGEFPLEANYKSAYIRELIAAKDGWIVWPPIPYSYSTINYDLKVPAPSPPSTENWLGTDDQGRDVLARVIYGFRISVLFALILTLLSSLIGVVAGALQGFYGGWVDLFGQRFLEVWSGLPVLYLLIILASFVQPNFWWLLGIMLLFSWMSLVDVVRAEFLRGRNLEYVRAARALGMQNGAIMFRHILPNAMISTMTFMPFILTGAIGTLTALDFLGFGLPPGAPSLGELVAQAKSNRQAPWLGISAFVVLGLMLSLLVFIGEAARDAFDPRK, encoded by the coding sequence ATGGCCTTCGCACTCAAGCTGTCGCCCCTCAACCGCCGCCGCTTCGAGCGGCTCAAGGCGCACAAGCGCGGCTGGTGGTCGCTGTGGCTGTTCCTCGCGCTGTTCATCCTCAGCCTGGGCGCCGAGCTGATCGCCAACGACAAGCCGCTGGTGGTGCACTACGACGAGCAGTGGTACTTCCCGGTGCTCAAGCGCTACCCGGAAACCGCGTTCGGCGGCGAATTCCCCCTCGAAGCCAACTACAAGAGCGCCTATATCCGCGAACTGATCGCGGCGAAGGACGGCTGGATAGTCTGGCCGCCAATCCCCTACAGCTACTCGACCATCAACTACGACCTCAAGGTACCAGCGCCGTCGCCACCGTCGACGGAGAACTGGCTGGGCACCGACGACCAGGGCCGCGACGTGCTGGCGCGGGTGATCTACGGCTTCCGTATCTCGGTGCTGTTCGCCCTGATCCTGACCCTGCTGAGCTCGCTGATCGGCGTGGTCGCTGGCGCCTTGCAGGGCTTTTATGGCGGCTGGGTCGATCTGTTCGGCCAGCGCTTTCTCGAGGTCTGGTCCGGCTTGCCGGTGCTCTATCTGTTGATCATCCTGGCCAGCTTCGTGCAGCCAAACTTCTGGTGGCTGCTGGGCATCATGCTGCTGTTCTCCTGGATGAGCCTGGTCGATGTCGTGCGTGCCGAGTTCCTGCGCGGCCGCAACCTCGAGTATGTGCGCGCCGCCCGCGCGCTGGGCATGCAGAACGGCGCCATCATGTTCCGCCATATCCTGCCCAACGCCATGATCTCGACCATGACCTTCATGCCGTTCATCCTCACCGGTGCGATCGGCACCCTGACCGCCCTCGACTTCCTCGGCTTCGGCCTGCCGCCCGGTGCACCGTCGCTCGGCGAACTGGTGGCCCAGGCCAAGTCCAACCGCCAGGCGCCCTGGCTGGGGATCAGTGCCTTCGTGGTCCTCGGTCTGATGCTGAGCCTGCTGGTATTCATCGGCGAGGCCGCGCGCGATGCCTTCGACCCGAGGAAATGA
- a CDS encoding extracellular solute-binding protein, with the protein MRPLLLLFLSLAPSFAAFATISESHGYAQFGTLKYPATFTHFGWVNPEAPKGGGVRLMASGTFDTLNPYTFKGSSPVATADFQQYGVNELNETLMAGSGQYDPSGDEPASSYGLIAQSLEYSDDRSWVVFNLRPEARFHDGKPITAYDVAFSYRLLVKQGHPQYRTNLQEVKRVDILNRHRIRFVFKRAGNPLLILRLGELPVLPQHYWKDRDFKATTFEPPLGSGPYRIAKVVPGRELVFARVKDWWGEKLPVNRGKYNFDRVAVEFYRDRDVAFEAFKAGEFDFYIEHQAKNWASGYRFPAVARGDVIRAEIPHQIPTQTQALFINSRRATFAQRQVREALGLMFDFEWTNSALFNNAYVRSQSYYPNSEFAATGKPEGHEWLLLSPFRRQLPAPLFTQAFSLPRTDGHGIPRETLRRALGLLGEAGWKLSGQRLVNSNGEPLQFEILLVNPSLERILRPYSTNLASIGIQANLRTVDRAQYKQRLDQFDYDMILMTLPQTLSPGLEQWQYFHSSQAKVKGSKNYAGVASPIVDNLLEKLLSAQTRDDQVAAARALDRVLLWQHYSIPNWYINYHRVAYRNRFAFDTTPPYTLGLRAWWLKPTENAL; encoded by the coding sequence ATGCGTCCCCTGCTCCTGCTGTTCCTCAGCCTGGCCCCAAGCTTTGCCGCTTTTGCAACTATCAGCGAAAGCCACGGTTACGCCCAGTTCGGCACCCTCAAATACCCCGCCACCTTCACCCATTTCGGCTGGGTCAACCCCGAGGCCCCCAAGGGCGGCGGCGTGCGGCTGATGGCGTCCGGCACCTTCGACACCCTCAACCCCTATACTTTCAAGGGCAGCAGCCCGGTGGCGACGGCTGACTTCCAGCAATACGGCGTCAACGAACTGAACGAAACCCTGATGGCCGGCAGCGGCCAGTACGACCCCTCCGGCGACGAACCGGCATCCAGCTACGGCTTGATCGCGCAATCGCTGGAATACAGCGATGATCGCAGCTGGGTAGTATTCAATCTGCGCCCCGAGGCGCGCTTCCATGATGGCAAGCCGATCACCGCTTACGACGTGGCGTTTTCCTACCGTTTGCTGGTCAAGCAGGGCCACCCGCAGTACCGCACCAACCTGCAGGAAGTGAAACGCGTCGATATCCTCAACCGTCACCGCATCCGCTTCGTCTTCAAGCGTGCCGGCAATCCTCTGCTGATCCTGCGTCTCGGCGAACTGCCAGTGCTGCCGCAGCACTACTGGAAAGACCGCGACTTCAAAGCCACCACCTTCGAGCCACCGCTGGGCAGCGGCCCCTACCGGATCGCCAAGGTGGTGCCCGGCCGCGAACTGGTGTTCGCGCGGGTCAAGGATTGGTGGGGCGAAAAACTGCCGGTCAATCGCGGCAAGTACAACTTCGATCGCGTCGCCGTGGAGTTCTACCGCGACAGAGACGTCGCCTTCGAAGCCTTCAAGGCCGGTGAGTTTGATTTCTACATCGAACACCAGGCGAAGAACTGGGCCAGTGGCTACCGCTTTCCCGCGGTCGCCCGCGGCGACGTGATCCGCGCCGAGATCCCCCATCAGATCCCCACCCAGACCCAGGCGCTGTTCATCAACAGTCGCCGCGCGACCTTTGCCCAGCGCCAGGTGCGCGAAGCGCTGGGGCTGATGTTCGACTTCGAGTGGACCAATAGCGCGCTGTTCAACAATGCCTATGTGCGTAGCCAGAGTTACTACCCGAACAGCGAATTTGCCGCCACCGGCAAGCCCGAAGGTCATGAGTGGTTACTGCTGTCGCCCTTTCGCAGGCAACTACCGGCGCCGCTGTTCACCCAGGCATTCAGCTTGCCGCGCACCGACGGCCACGGCATCCCGCGGGAAACCCTGCGCCGCGCCCTGGGTCTATTGGGCGAGGCTGGCTGGAAGTTGTCCGGCCAACGCCTGGTCAACAGCAATGGCGAGCCGCTGCAGTTCGAGATTCTGCTGGTCAACCCGAGCCTCGAGCGCATCCTCCGCCCGTACAGCACCAACCTTGCCAGCATCGGCATTCAGGCCAACCTGCGCACGGTGGACCGCGCCCAGTACAAACAACGCCTGGACCAGTTCGATTACGACATGATCCTCATGACCCTGCCGCAAACCCTCAGCCCGGGCCTGGAGCAATGGCAGTACTTCCATTCCAGCCAGGCCAAGGTCAAGGGCAGCAAAAACTACGCCGGCGTGGCCAGTCCGATAGTCGACAATCTGTTGGAAAAGCTACTGTCCGCCCAAACCCGTGACGACCAGGTCGCGGCCGCCCGTGCCCTGGACCGCGTCTTGCTTTGGCAGCACTACAGCATCCCGAACTGGTATATCAACTATCACCGAGTGGCGTACCGCAACCGGTTCGCCTTCGACACCACGCCGCCCTATACCCTCGGCCTGCGCGCCTGGTGGCTGAAGCCCACGGAGAATGCCCTATGA
- a CDS encoding class I SAM-dependent methyltransferase: MTDQAFAQADAEWLALTRAARAWLEGPLGQLLLVQERRLLEEELARLFGGYLVHYGPAVELAGCGQIQRSVRLGAPLPGVEIVCEEQAWPLSEHAADVVVLQHGLDFSLSPHGLLREAAHSVRPGGHLLIIGINPWSTWGLRHWFAADAFREARCIAPTRVGDWLNLLGFALEKRRFGCYRPPLSSAVWQSRLERLERWGDRWQPSGAGFYLLVARKIVMGLRPLRQAQRVPLGKLVPMPVAKISRRDSE, translated from the coding sequence ATGACCGATCAAGCTTTCGCCCAGGCCGATGCCGAATGGCTGGCCCTGACCCGCGCGGCGCGTGCCTGGCTCGAAGGGCCGCTCGGCCAGTTGTTGCTGGTGCAGGAGCGGCGGCTGCTGGAAGAGGAGCTGGCGCGCCTGTTCGGCGGTTATCTGGTGCATTACGGCCCTGCGGTCGAGCTGGCGGGCTGTGGGCAGATCCAGCGCAGTGTGCGTCTGGGGGCTCCCTTGCCGGGGGTGGAGATCGTCTGCGAGGAGCAGGCCTGGCCACTGAGCGAGCACGCCGCCGATGTGGTGGTGCTGCAGCATGGTCTGGATTTCAGCCTGTCTCCGCACGGTTTATTGCGTGAAGCGGCGCACAGCGTCAGGCCAGGCGGGCACTTGCTGATCATCGGCATCAACCCGTGGAGCACCTGGGGGCTGCGTCACTGGTTCGCCGCCGATGCCTTCCGTGAGGCCCGCTGCATCGCCCCGACGCGGGTCGGCGACTGGCTCAACCTGCTCGGATTCGCGCTGGAGAAACGCCGCTTCGGGTGCTATCGTCCGCCGCTTTCTTCCGCCGTCTGGCAATCGCGTCTGGAGCGTCTGGAACGCTGGGGTGACCGCTGGCAGCCGTCAGGCGCGGGCTTCTATCTGCTGGTTGCGCGCAAGATTGTGATGGGTTTGCGGCCCCTGCGGCAGGCGCAACGTGTGCCCTTGGGCAAGTTGGTGCCTATGCCCGTAGCCAAGATCAGCCGGCGGGATTCCGAATAG
- a CDS encoding extracellular solute-binding protein, producing MTPALRALLHGSSLLLLGLAGLAQAAPQHAITLYDEAPKYPANYQHFDYVNPDAPKGGTLRLSGNGGFDSLNPFIPKGNAESRIGMVYESLTYHSPEEPFTEYGLLAEKIEKAADNSYVRFYLHPKARFHDGAPVTAEDVQFTFETLMKNGDPMYRSYYADVDKVVVESPLKVRFDFKHMGNRELPLILGQLQILPKHWWATRDFAKTSLEPPLGSGAYRVASLESGRSIRYERVKDWWGEDLPVNRGQYNFDAIVVDYYRDMAVALEAFKGGQFDLNLEYSAKDWATGYQSAALSDGRMLKEAITNHNPVGMQAFAYNIRRPVFQDRRVREAIGLLFDFEWSNKQLFFGSYKRTTSYFENSEMAASVLPDAAELKILEPLRDKLPPEVFTQVYLPPVSKGDGIIREQKRRAYQLLQEAGYHIDNDRMVGPDGKPLSFEFMLFQTNMERILLPYKRNLSELGIDMQIRRVDASQFINRLRSRDFDMTSATWGQSNSPGNEQREYWHSSSADNPGSRNFIGLRDPAIDQLVDGLIRADSRQSLIEHARALDRALQWGYYVVPNYYVDTWRIAYWNKFGRPEKTPLYDYGLMTWWQKSDKAEAGATQAAAKEAP from the coding sequence ATGACCCCTGCCCTGCGTGCCCTGCTCCACGGCAGCAGCCTGTTGTTGCTCGGCCTAGCGGGTCTTGCCCAGGCCGCGCCGCAGCATGCCATCACGCTCTACGACGAAGCGCCCAAATACCCGGCCAACTATCAACACTTCGACTATGTGAACCCAGATGCGCCCAAGGGCGGCACTCTGCGCCTGTCCGGCAACGGCGGCTTCGACAGCCTCAACCCGTTCATCCCCAAGGGCAACGCCGAAAGCCGCATCGGCATGGTCTATGAGAGCCTGACCTACCATTCGCCGGAAGAGCCCTTCACCGAATACGGGCTACTCGCCGAGAAGATCGAAAAGGCCGCGGACAACAGTTACGTACGCTTCTACCTCCATCCCAAAGCCCGCTTTCACGACGGCGCGCCGGTCACCGCCGAGGATGTGCAATTCACCTTCGAGACGTTGATGAAGAACGGCGACCCGATGTACCGCAGCTATTACGCCGACGTCGACAAGGTGGTGGTGGAAAGCCCGCTGAAAGTCCGTTTCGACTTCAAACACATGGGCAACCGCGAGCTGCCGCTGATTCTCGGTCAGCTGCAAATCCTCCCCAAGCACTGGTGGGCGACCCGTGATTTCGCCAAGACCAGCCTGGAGCCGCCCCTGGGCAGCGGCGCCTATCGCGTCGCCAGCCTGGAGTCCGGCCGCAGCATCCGCTACGAGCGGGTCAAGGACTGGTGGGGTGAGGACCTGCCGGTCAATCGCGGCCAATACAACTTCGACGCCATAGTGGTCGACTACTACCGCGACATGGCGGTCGCCCTGGAAGCCTTCAAGGGTGGTCAGTTCGACCTCAACCTCGAGTACTCCGCCAAGGACTGGGCCACCGGTTACCAGTCCGCCGCCCTCAGCGACGGGCGGATGCTCAAGGAGGCGATCACCAACCATAATCCGGTGGGCATGCAGGCCTTCGCCTACAACATCCGCCGCCCGGTGTTCCAGGACCGCCGTGTGCGCGAAGCCATTGGCCTGCTGTTCGACTTCGAGTGGTCGAACAAGCAGCTGTTCTTCGGCTCCTACAAACGCACCACCAGCTACTTCGAGAACTCGGAAATGGCCGCCAGCGTCCTGCCGGATGCCGCCGAGCTGAAAATTCTCGAACCGCTGCGCGACAAGTTGCCGCCGGAGGTCTTTACCCAGGTCTACCTGCCCCCCGTCAGCAAGGGCGACGGCATCATCCGCGAGCAGAAGCGCAGGGCCTATCAGCTGCTGCAAGAAGCCGGCTACCACATCGACAACGACCGCATGGTCGGCCCCGATGGCAAGCCGCTGAGTTTCGAGTTCATGCTGTTCCAGACCAACATGGAACGCATCCTCCTGCCCTACAAGCGCAACCTCAGCGAACTCGGCATCGACATGCAGATCCGCCGGGTCGATGCCTCGCAGTTCATCAATCGCCTGCGCTCGCGGGACTTCGACATGACCAGCGCCACCTGGGGCCAATCCAACTCGCCAGGCAACGAGCAGCGCGAGTACTGGCACTCCAGTAGCGCCGACAACCCCGGTAGCCGCAACTTCATCGGTCTGCGCGACCCGGCCATCGATCAGCTGGTCGACGGCCTGATCCGCGCCGATTCGCGGCAGAGCCTGATCGAACACGCCCGTGCCCTCGACCGCGCCCTGCAGTGGGGCTATTACGTGGTACCCAACTACTACGTCGACACCTGGCGCATCGCCTACTGGAACAAGTTCGGCCGCCCGGAAAAGACACCGCTGTATGACTACGGCCTGATGACCTGGTGGCAGAAGAGCGACAAGGCCGAAGCCGGCGCGACGCAGGCGGCCGCCAAGGAAGCGCCGTAA
- a CDS encoding microcin C ABC transporter permease YejB, whose amino-acid sequence MLAYILRRLLLIIPTMLGILLINFIIIQAAPGGPVEQMIAKLEGFDAASGGATGRISGGGGEVSVAGSNYRGAQGLDPELIEEIERMYGFDKPAPERFWIMLKNYLHLDFGVSFFRDAKVTDLIVEKMPVSISLGLWSTLIMYLVSIPLGIAKATRHGSTFDVWTSSAIIVGYAIPAFLFAILLIVLFAGGSYLDWFPLKGLTSNNFDELSLGGKILDYFWHLVLPVTALVIGNFATLTLLTKNSFLDEINKQYVITARAKGLTERRVLYGHVFRNAMLLIIAGFPAAFIGIFFTGSLLIEVIFSLDGLGLMSFEAAINRDYPVVFGTLFIFTLVGLLVKLIGDITYTLVDPRIDFENREG is encoded by the coding sequence ATGCTCGCCTATATCCTGCGGCGCCTGCTGCTGATCATTCCCACCATGCTCGGCATCCTGCTGATCAACTTCATCATCATCCAGGCCGCCCCCGGCGGCCCGGTGGAGCAGATGATCGCCAAGCTGGAGGGCTTCGACGCCGCCTCAGGCGGCGCCACCGGACGGATTTCCGGTGGCGGCGGCGAAGTCTCGGTGGCCGGTTCCAACTACCGCGGCGCGCAGGGGCTGGACCCCGAGCTGATCGAAGAGATCGAGCGCATGTACGGTTTCGACAAGCCGGCGCCAGAACGCTTCTGGATCATGCTGAAGAACTACCTGCATCTGGACTTCGGCGTGAGTTTCTTCCGCGACGCCAAGGTCACCGACCTGATCGTCGAAAAGATGCCGGTGTCCATCTCGCTCGGGCTGTGGAGCACCCTGATCATGTATCTGGTGTCCATTCCGCTGGGCATCGCCAAGGCCACCCGCCACGGCAGCACGTTCGACGTCTGGACCAGTTCGGCAATCATCGTCGGCTATGCCATCCCCGCCTTCCTGTTCGCCATCCTGCTGATCGTGCTGTTCGCCGGCGGCAGCTACCTGGACTGGTTCCCGCTCAAGGGCCTGACTTCCAACAACTTCGACGAGCTCAGCCTCGGCGGCAAGATCCTCGACTACTTCTGGCACCTGGTCCTGCCGGTCACCGCCCTGGTGATCGGCAACTTCGCCACCCTGACCCTGCTGACCAAGAACAGCTTTCTCGACGAGATCAACAAGCAGTACGTCATCACCGCCCGCGCCAAGGGCCTGACGGAGCGTCGCGTGCTGTACGGCCATGTGTTCCGCAACGCCATGCTGCTGATCATCGCCGGCTTTCCGGCCGCCTTCATCGGCATCTTCTTCACCGGCTCGCTGCTGATCGAAGTGATCTTCTCCCTCGACGGCCTCGGCCTGATGAGCTTCGAGGCGGCGATCAACCGCGACTATCCGGTGGTGTTCGGCACCCTGTTCATCTTCACCCTGGTGGGCCTGCTGGTGAAACTGATCGGCGACATCACCTACACCCTGGTCGATCCGCGCATCGACTTCGAAAACCGGGAGGGTTGA
- the gloB gene encoding hydroxyacylglutathione hydrolase yields the protein MIQIDALPAFNDNYLWLLQDTAKRQCAVVDPGDAAPVLDWLAAHPGWQLSDILVTHHHFDHVGGVERLKQTTGARVLGPANEKIPARDVALAEGDMVEVLGQRFQIMEVPGHTLGHIAYYHADAERPWLFCGDTLFAAGCGRLFEGTPEQMYDSLSRLASLPDATQVYCTHEYTLSNLRFAQAVEPENPAIAARLAEVTSWRAQGQISLPSTLALERATNPFLRSREPSVIRKTDERDGLGQRTPSAVFASLRAWKDRF from the coding sequence ATGATACAGATCGACGCCCTGCCCGCCTTCAACGACAACTACCTGTGGTTGTTACAAGACACTGCCAAAAGGCAGTGCGCCGTGGTCGATCCGGGCGATGCCGCCCCGGTACTCGATTGGCTGGCCGCGCATCCGGGCTGGCAGCTCAGCGACATCCTGGTCACCCATCATCATTTCGATCATGTCGGCGGCGTCGAACGGCTCAAACAGACCACCGGCGCCCGCGTGCTCGGCCCGGCCAACGAAAAGATCCCGGCGCGCGACGTGGCCCTGGCCGAAGGCGACATGGTCGAGGTGCTCGGCCAACGCTTCCAGATCATGGAAGTACCGGGGCATACCCTCGGCCATATCGCCTATTACCACGCCGATGCCGAACGGCCCTGGCTGTTCTGTGGCGACACCCTGTTCGCTGCCGGCTGCGGCCGCCTGTTCGAGGGCACCCCCGAGCAGATGTACGACTCGCTCAGCCGCCTGGCGTCCCTGCCGGACGCCACCCAGGTTTACTGCACCCACGAATACACCCTGAGCAATCTGCGCTTCGCCCAGGCAGTCGAGCCGGAGAATCCAGCCATTGCCGCCCGCTTGGCCGAAGTCACGAGCTGGCGGGCGCAAGGCCAGATCAGCCTGCCGTCCACTCTGGCCCTGGAACGGGCGACCAATCCCTTCCTGCGCAGCCGCGAACCCTCCGTCATTCGGAAAACCGACGAGCGGGATGGGCTTGGTCAACGCACGCCCAGCGCGGTGTTCGCCAGCCTGAGGGCCTGGAAGGACCGGTTTTGA
- the rnhA gene encoding ribonuclease HI, translating into MSELIEIFTDGACKGNPGPGGWGALLIYKGVEKELWGGEVETTNNRMELTAAIRGLAELKRTCEVRLVTDSEYVMRGIQEWLPNWKKRGWKTAARQPVKNADLWQQLDEQVNRHQVTWQWVRGHTGHPGNERADQLANRGVEEVRGRKHA; encoded by the coding sequence ATGTCTGAACTGATTGAGATCTTCACCGACGGTGCCTGCAAGGGAAATCCAGGCCCCGGCGGCTGGGGCGCGCTGCTTATTTATAAGGGCGTGGAAAAGGAGTTGTGGGGCGGCGAGGTGGAAACCACCAATAACCGCATGGAACTGACCGCGGCGATTCGCGGCCTGGCCGAGCTCAAGCGCACCTGTGAGGTGCGCCTGGTCACCGATTCCGAATACGTCATGCGCGGTATTCAGGAATGGCTACCGAACTGGAAGAAACGCGGCTGGAAAACTGCCGCTCGCCAGCCAGTGAAGAATGCCGATCTGTGGCAGCAGCTGGACGAACAGGTCAATCGCCACCAGGTCACCTGGCAATGGGTGCGCGGGCATACCGGTCATCCCGGCAACGAGCGTGCCGATCAGCTGGCCAACCGCGGTGTGGAAGAAGTAAGAGGCAGAAAACATGCGTAG
- a CDS encoding HDOD domain-containing protein codes for MAERSHGLQAWIERLSQAELPALAAVVQDLQRLAQPDNTSVQQLAEVLLRDAALTSKVLRVANSVYYNPSQEPIRTISRAIVLIGFEQVRLIGLSVSLIDHLLARQPREQLQELLARAFHAAVQARSIAGYVLSKHQEEVFIAALLNQLGELAFWGSAGEQADELASVLAQPGIEVEKTVREVLGISFRQLTLGLVKSWNLGELASLAHTRASQHDPAVQAVRLGVQISEAALDGWDSPAIDSLVGQLAAFIGVTPEEALQQVLASADEAVKVAATFGASRLCHLIPHTDPEQIRLQQEQRRARLLQPNLQILQQALQDIGAMVAQRADLNRVLDALCLGLHQGAGLERVMLAVLADGQTCFRVKRAVGEGTEAWPSDFVLPVERPEQPHLFSYVLRHRETLWMGVPASCSLNELVTQPLRQMLGQGMFFIAPLLVGSREIGVLYADRRLSGRALKHEQFVAFQRFSQLTARCLEAMGRRG; via the coding sequence TTGGCCGAACGCAGTCATGGTTTGCAGGCGTGGATCGAGCGGTTGAGTCAGGCCGAACTGCCGGCATTGGCCGCGGTGGTGCAGGATCTGCAACGCCTGGCCCAGCCAGATAACACCTCGGTGCAGCAGCTGGCCGAAGTCCTGCTGCGCGATGCGGCCCTCACCTCCAAGGTGCTGCGTGTCGCCAACAGCGTCTATTACAACCCATCCCAAGAGCCCATCCGTACCATCAGCCGGGCCATCGTGCTGATCGGCTTCGAGCAGGTGCGTTTGATCGGTCTGTCGGTGAGCCTGATCGACCATCTTCTGGCCCGCCAGCCGCGCGAGCAATTGCAGGAGTTGCTGGCGCGCGCCTTCCACGCCGCGGTACAGGCGCGCAGCATCGCCGGCTATGTGCTCTCCAAACACCAGGAGGAGGTGTTCATCGCCGCCTTGCTCAATCAGTTGGGCGAGTTGGCGTTCTGGGGCTCTGCGGGTGAGCAGGCCGACGAATTGGCCAGTGTCCTGGCGCAACCGGGCATCGAGGTGGAAAAGACGGTGCGCGAGGTGCTGGGCATCAGTTTCCGCCAGCTGACCCTGGGGCTGGTGAAAAGCTGGAACCTGGGTGAGCTCGCCAGCTTGGCGCACACTCGCGCCAGCCAGCACGATCCTGCGGTCCAGGCGGTCCGGCTCGGCGTGCAGATCAGCGAGGCGGCGCTGGACGGCTGGGACTCGCCGGCTATCGACAGCCTGGTCGGGCAACTGGCGGCCTTCATCGGCGTGACGCCCGAGGAGGCCCTGCAACAGGTGCTGGCCAGCGCCGACGAGGCGGTCAAGGTGGCAGCCACCTTCGGCGCCAGCCGGTTGTGCCACCTGATTCCGCATACCGACCCGGAGCAGATTCGCCTGCAACAGGAGCAGCGGCGCGCGCGCCTACTGCAACCCAACCTGCAGATCCTGCAACAGGCGCTGCAGGATATCGGCGCGATGGTGGCGCAGCGGGCCGATCTGAATCGGGTGCTGGATGCGCTGTGTCTGGGCTTACATCAAGGGGCCGGTCTGGAGCGCGTGATGCTGGCGGTGCTGGCCGACGGGCAGACGTGCTTTCGCGTCAAGCGAGCCGTGGGTGAGGGGACCGAGGCCTGGCCGAGTGACTTTGTGCTGCCGGTCGAACGCCCCGAGCAGCCACACCTGTTCAGTTACGTCCTGCGCCATCGCGAGACCTTGTGGATGGGGGTGCCGGCCAGTTGCAGTCTCAATGAGCTGGTCACTCAGCCGCTGCGGCAAATGCTGGGGCAGGGCATGTTCTTCATCGCCCCGCTGCTGGTGGGCAGCCGCGAGATCGGGGTGCTCTATGCCGACCGGCGACTGTCCGGGCGAGCGCTCAAGCATGAGCAGTTCGTGGCCTTCCAGCGCTTCAGTCAGCTGACCGCGCGCTGTTTGGAGGCGATGGGTCGGCGGGGCTGA